The following are encoded together in the Onychostoma macrolepis isolate SWU-2019 chromosome 03, ASM1243209v1, whole genome shotgun sequence genome:
- the LOC131536651 gene encoding uncharacterized protein LOC131536651 codes for MSSIIPRSKAKGTDICAFNKYYYIIRSDLGCYMQTSNLNKGADISIFSLHPACQNGDHYIGGDSYFHIINGNSCRRVTNLTTDSDAVVYSLHPNCQGGDHYFAARGYFYIIFQEKGTYRKTTNMTKDSYGEELNLDANFRDGLYYWGLLYSKQTGFSFLKPASEWGVEFCTGPDLSTDEHNAVYSVHPEVLNFLPGGLSVTKGPAIGMWENIKTITNDSSTPVTWQKKITKKVGYNEEKMAQITHNWKIDTSASIESGELAKLIAKLQFSFSAECGGSHVSTEDESWKDATEEEEQLTFGLKPNERLYLWQHKLCLGQEPVLFCCDLKISSKPNPPTSPAQP; via the coding sequence ATGAGCAGCATTATTCCCAGGAGCAAAGCAAAAGGCACTGACATCTGTGCATTTAACAAATACTATTATATAATCCGCTCTGACCTCGGCTGCTATATGCAGacaagtaatttaaataaaggtGCAGATATCTCTATTTTCAGTCTGCACCCTGCCTGCCAAAATGGAGACCATTACATAGGTGGAGATAGCTACTTTCACATCATCAATGGCAATTCCTGCCGCAGAGTCACAAACCTGACGACAGACAGCGATGCTGTAGTTTACAGCCTTCATCCCAACTGTCAGGGTGGAGACCACTACTTCGCAGCCCGTGGCTATTTTTACATCATCTTCCAAGAAAAGGGCACTTACCGAAAAACAACAAACATGACTAAAGACTCGTATGGTGAAGAACTCAACCTGGATGCCAACTTCAGAGATGGTCTGTATTACTGGGGCCTACTATACTCCAAGCAAACTGGCTTCTCCTTCCTCAAGCCCGCCTCAGAGTGGGGTGTTGAGTTCTGCACCGGTCCTGATCTCAGCACAGACGAGCACAATGCTGTCTATTCTGTTCATCCTGAGGTTCTTAACTTCCTTCCTGGTGGGCTATCTGTAACTAAAGGCCCAGCCATTGGCATGTGGGAGAATATTAAAACGATAACTAATGACAGCAGTACACCGGTGACATGGCAAAAGAAGATCACTAAAAAGGTTGGCTACAATGAGGAGAAGATGGCCCAGATCACTCACAACTGGAAGATAGACACATCAGCCTCAATTGAATCTGGAGAGCTTGCAAAGTTAATTGCGAAGTTGCAGTTCTCCTTTTCTGCAGAATGTGGAGGTTCACATGTCAGCACTGAAGACGAAAGCTGGAAAGACGCAACTGAAGAGGAAGAGCAACTCACATTTGGGCTGAAGCCAAATGAGCGTTTATATCTGTGGCAGCACAAACTGTGTCTTGGACAAGAACCAGTGTTGTTCTGCTGTGATTTAAAGATTAGCAGTAAGCCAAACCCTCCAACTTCACCAGCACAACCATGA